The following proteins come from a genomic window of Trifolium pratense cultivar HEN17-A07 linkage group LG4, ARS_RC_1.1, whole genome shotgun sequence:
- the LOC123882250 gene encoding uncharacterized protein LOC123882250 isoform X1: MPIASRRKRTKQAKKKTKPFTLSNQHSTASVQLQTKGFFVSENQSKMEGNLNGTLEKTEKVEEESLSEDKDVAVEVSADDDFDGKSKSQSDTKDDVDVDVDIDEHVDSDKVVEETENVSETVAESSDAIEANQVENIVASEEDEELELKEEKGENFEVEQTELATSKDNNEVVETVKDMTVDEDENVLSSTDVVSISREVVLETSDPKSNYEVEKVVPPKGIEEQLDVQESSSYESAKESLQPSSNVVDYESNSVTEQDKIEESKGIENQGSIFVVTQRQQTSWKSCCGLFEILGHGDR; encoded by the exons ATGCCTATAGCTTcaagaagaaaaagaacaaaacaagCCAAGAAAAAAACCAAACCTTTTACTCTGTCCAACCAACATTCAACAGCTTCTGTTCAACTCCAAACAAAAG GTTTTTTTGTATCTGAAAATCAAAGCAAAATGGAAGGTAATTTGAATGGGACATTGGAAAAGACAGAAAAGGTGGAAGAAGAATCATTGAGTGAAGATAAAGATGTAGCTGTTGAAGTATCTGCTGATGATGATTTTGATGGAAAATCTAAGTCTCAAAGTGATACAAAAGatgatgttgatgttgatgttgaTATTGATGAACATGTTGATTCAGACAAGGTAGTGGAAGAGACAGAAAATGTTTCTGAAACTGTTGCTGAATCTAGTGATGCTATAGAAGCTAATCAAGTTGAGAATATAGTAGCatcagaagaagatgaagaattgGAATTGAAGGAAGAGAAAGGGGAAAATTTTGAGGTGGAACAAACTGAATTAGCTACTTCAAAGGATAATAATGAAGTGGTTGAAACAGTTAAGGACATGACAGTTGATGAAGATGAGAATGTTTTGTCTTCAACTGATGTGGTTTCAATTTCAAGAGAAGTTGTTTTGGAGACAAGTGATCCAAAATCTAATTATGAGGTTGAAAAGGTTGTTCCTCCAAAGGGAATTGAGGAACAACTAGATGTTCAAGAGTCATCATCTTATGAAAGTGCTAAGGAATCTCTTCAACCATCTTCAAATGTTGTTGATTATGAAAGCAATAGTGTCACTGAACAAGACAAGATTGAAGAATCTAAGGGAATTGAAAATCAAGGG AGCATTTTTGTTGTGACTCAAAGGCAACAAACCTCATGGAAGAGTTGTTGTGGACTCTTTGAAATTCTTGGTCATGGTGATAGATAA
- the LOC123882250 gene encoding FK506-binding protein 4 isoform X2: MEGNLNGTLEKTEKVEEESLSEDKDVAVEVSADDDFDGKSKSQSDTKDDVDVDVDIDEHVDSDKVVEETENVSETVAESSDAIEANQVENIVASEEDEELELKEEKGENFEVEQTELATSKDNNEVVETVKDMTVDEDENVLSSTDVVSISREVVLETSDPKSNYEVEKVVPPKGIEEQLDVQESSSYESAKESLQPSSNVVDYESNSVTEQDKIEESKGIENQGSIFVVTQRQQTSWKSCCGLFEILGHGDR; this comes from the exons ATGGAAGGTAATTTGAATGGGACATTGGAAAAGACAGAAAAGGTGGAAGAAGAATCATTGAGTGAAGATAAAGATGTAGCTGTTGAAGTATCTGCTGATGATGATTTTGATGGAAAATCTAAGTCTCAAAGTGATACAAAAGatgatgttgatgttgatgttgaTATTGATGAACATGTTGATTCAGACAAGGTAGTGGAAGAGACAGAAAATGTTTCTGAAACTGTTGCTGAATCTAGTGATGCTATAGAAGCTAATCAAGTTGAGAATATAGTAGCatcagaagaagatgaagaattgGAATTGAAGGAAGAGAAAGGGGAAAATTTTGAGGTGGAACAAACTGAATTAGCTACTTCAAAGGATAATAATGAAGTGGTTGAAACAGTTAAGGACATGACAGTTGATGAAGATGAGAATGTTTTGTCTTCAACTGATGTGGTTTCAATTTCAAGAGAAGTTGTTTTGGAGACAAGTGATCCAAAATCTAATTATGAGGTTGAAAAGGTTGTTCCTCCAAAGGGAATTGAGGAACAACTAGATGTTCAAGAGTCATCATCTTATGAAAGTGCTAAGGAATCTCTTCAACCATCTTCAAATGTTGTTGATTATGAAAGCAATAGTGTCACTGAACAAGACAAGATTGAAGAATCTAAGGGAATTGAAAATCAAGGG AGCATTTTTGTTGTGACTCAAAGGCAACAAACCTCATGGAAGAGTTGTTGTGGACTCTTTGAAATTCTTGGTCATGGTGATAGATAA
- the LOC123882251 gene encoding peroxisomal and mitochondrial division factor 2-like → MADDGVSNGGVNDQYEVQSVTKISALERERDELVTENNAKKEEIKKLSDELEELRSKSEEKREKIDELLAEVERSQDAVKAAEVIAARAADLETQVSRMQHDMISDMSASDELKKESDGLKEVLKEKESRVEELVKEVESLKKVKSESEARIKDLEKRIGGLEMKEIDERNKRIRVEEELRDKIGEKDREIEGFRSRVEELEKVAGEKNHEIGDWVNEKLSLEKALRESEEKAKVFESNIIQLRNETGEAEKMIRSLNEKAVEIVDRDINGNDGIEREGGNERKLQWPIVAAGAGSTVAVAALIYVYCAKRS, encoded by the coding sequence ATGGCGGATGACGGCGTTTCCAACGGCGGCGTCAACGATCAGTACGAGGTACAATCCGTGACGAAGATCTCAGCGTTGGAGCGAGAAAGAGACGAATTGGTTACTGAGAACAATGCTAAGAAAGAGGAGATCAAGAAACTGAGTGATGAACTCGAGGAACTGAGGAGCAAGAGTGAGGAAAAGAGGGAGAAGATTGATGAGTTGCTGGCGGAAGTTGAGAGGTCGCAAGATGCTGTGAAGGCTGCGGAGGTTATTGCGGCTAGGGCGGCGGATCTTGAGACGCAAGTGTCGAGGATGCAACATGATATGATATCGGATATGAGTGCTTCGGATGAATTGAAGAAAGAATCTGATGGATTGAAAGAGGTTTTGAAAGAGAAGGAGTCTAGGGTTGAGGAATTGGTGAAGGAAGTTGAATCTTTGAAGAAGGTGAAATCCGAGAGTGAGGCGAGGATAAAGGATTTAGAGAAGAGGATTGGTGGTCTTGAGATGAAGGAAATTGATGAGAGGAATAAGAGGATTAGGGTTGAAGAGGAATTGAGGGATAAGATTGGTGAGAAAGATAGGGAAATTGAGGGTTTTAGGAGCAGGGTTGAGGAATTGGAGAAGGTTGCTGGTGAGAAGAATCATGAGATAGGGGATTGGGTTAATGAGAAACTGAGTTTGGAGAAGGCGCTTAGAGAATCTGAGGAGAAAGCAAAGGTTTTTGAATCGAATATTATTCAATTGCGCAATGAAACAGGAGAAGCTGAGAAGATGATCAGATCATTGAATGAAAAAGCTGTTGAGATAGTCGATAGAGATATAAATGGGAATGATGGGATAGAGCGTGAAGGGGGAAATGAACGTAAGTTGCAGTGGCCGATTGTAGCAGCGGGAGCAGGATCTACGGTAGCTGTGGCAGCTTTGATCTATGTGTACTGTGCGAAACGGAGTTGA
- the LOC123882253 gene encoding uncharacterized protein LOC123882253 — MVKRKQIMTPALIGNPGSHYVCFIVNFKSCTFQFLNSINGERLLVKSGEPTTYKKMFDVWFKEVEAFVVELYKHWKLAIPFDFSKFKWETPKMPSQPDKDNCGVFCMKFLAEWEGDSKTSMDSFKNWNKLKKQDKVAKLMDLRIEICSTLLTHSSNSKVEYVVNQAASYYEEMAQKLQHDVYVLTRMKLFYVFIVHSLTCELVYEELVVHVLIPNLVEKAYFLFIMSYVILILLSMTIIHQKGRI, encoded by the exons ATGGTTAAAAGGAAACAG ATCATGACACCAGCACTCATTGGTAATCCAGGAAGTCACTATGTGTGCTTTATTGTTAATTTCAAAAGCTGCACATTCCAGTTCTTGAATAGCATTAATGGAGAGAGGCTCCTTGTGAAGTCAGGAGAACCAACCACTTACAAGAAGATGTTTGATGTCTGGTTTAAGGAAGTCGAGGCATTTGTCGTAGAATTGTATAAGCATTGGAAACTGGCAATTCCTTTCGACTTCAGCAAATTTAAGTGGGAAACTCCCAAAATGCCAAGTCAACCAGACAAAGACAATTGTGGAGTTTTCTGCATGAAGTTCCTAGCTGAATGGGAAGGTGACAGTAAGACCTCAATGGACTCTTTCAAAAATTGGAACAAACTCAAAAAGCAAGACAAAGTGGCAAAGCTAATGGATTTGAGGATTGAAATATGCTCCACACTTTTAACTCACAGCAGCAATTCAAAAGTGGAATATGTGGTAAACCAAGCAGCTTCTTACTATGAAGAAATGGCTCAAAAGTTGCAACATGATGTCTATGTTCTGACTAGGATGAAACTTTTTTATGTATTCATTGTTCATTCTCTGACATGTGAGTTGGTGTATGAAGAATTGGTGGTTCATGTCTTAATTCCCAATTTGGTGGAGAAGGcatatttcttatttattatgagttaTGTCATTTTGATATTATTGAGCATGACTATTATACACCAAAAAGGAAGAATCTGA